A region from the Hylaeus volcanicus isolate JK05 chromosome 6, UHH_iyHylVolc1.0_haploid, whole genome shotgun sequence genome encodes:
- the LOC128878664 gene encoding peroxisomal membrane protein PEX14, producing MAMTDQDANNNNLPLRENLVKTAVEFLQNPKVTSSPVGRKQEFLRRKGLTEEEIQTAFKLASVDTTADQNVIHKSKDYTVIPISPGHVHPYFQTYPYQITLFQKVKEFFNATALIGATIYCVYWFYKKFIEPFLFGRKKKNTITDSVSELDKTIQNSMKEVKQSISKVEDDVQKLTQNQSLDPMVPQLVQELKQDLASLKSLLLSRKQFPSAPASIPSWQLDAAATNQEKPSEGEDDAGSGSSANVSDSSLEMIREDPPKE from the exons ATGGCAATGACTGACCAAGatgctaataataataaccttCCCTTACGGGAAAATTTA gTAAAGACTGCAGTGGAATTTTTGCAAAATCCTAAGGTAACAAGTAGTCCTGTAGGACGTAAACAGGAATTTCTTAGAAGAAAGGGTTTGACCGAGGAAGAAATACAAACTGCTTTTAAATTAGCTTCCGTCGATACAACAGCTGATCAAAATGTTATTCATAAATCGAAAGACTATACTGTGATTCCTATTTCACCAGGTCATGTTCATCCATATTTTCAAACGTATCCATACCAGATAACCCTTTTCCAAAAGGTCAAAGAATTCTTTAATGCTACTGCTTTAATTGGAGCTACAATATATTGTGTTTATTGGTTTTATAag AAATTCATTGAGCCATTCTTATTTGgcagaaagaagaaaaataccaTTACAGATTCTGTTTCTGAATTAGATAAAACCATTCAAAATTCTATGAAAGAAGTGAAACAGTCAATTTCAAAAGTAGAAGATGATGTACAAAAGCTAACACAAAATCAATCTCTTGACCCAATGGTACCTCAGTTGGTACAAGAACTAAAACAAGATTTAGCTAGTCTTAAATCCTTACTTTTATCAAG aaaGCAATTTCCAAGTGCACCAGCATCTATACCATCATGGCAGTTAGATGCTGCAGCTACAAATCAAGAAAAACCTAGTGAAGGAGAAGATGATGCTGGAAGTGGATCTAGTGCTAATGTTTCAGATAGTTCTTTGGAAATGATACGAGAAGATCCACCCAAggagtaa
- the LOC128878663 gene encoding probable RNA polymerase II nuclear localization protein SLC7A6OS produces MAAVLRVKRRHDDEPLNALLIACKRSKSADDQEAPESAAAVPLTAVVKFAGTVKNQEDNVVQHLIQTLGKDELKANFKQHSVDIINKARERAKQASAENRYKVINCFRSLDSTNHEVLEDKIMTVIDVEDSVSCAVPKEHSTQNDEGYVYDLYFGQTENELHPDNMLFVHPLDQELVFDTYRNNHSDIECESEDSNSESNWRNDYPDSDHSERSIDDEDMKEAVRNLRLEDGSDLSSEDDFVYAVNEKDVESYGYKYAKYKARVKNELDEDDSDDSEYSGEYVYEEADENSDSTKDSD; encoded by the exons aTGGCAGCTGTATTACGTGTGAAACGTAGGCACGACGACGAACCATTAAATGCATTACTAATTGCGTGTAAACGAAGTAAAAGTGCAGACGATCAAGAAGCACCAGAATCGGCTGCCGCTGTTCCATTAACGGCAGTTGTAAAATTTGCCGGAACTGTTAAAAATCAG GAAGATAATGTTGTCCAGCACTTAATTCAGACTTTGGGAAAAGATGAATTGAAAGCAAATTTCAAACAGCATTCTGtggatattataaataaggCACGAGAAAGGGCAAAACAGGCTTCAGCAGAGAATCGTTACAAAGTAATCAATTGTTTCCGATCTTTGGATAGCACCAATCATGAAGTATTGGAAGACAAGATTATGACAGTAATAGATGTGGAGGATTCTGTCTCATGTGCTGTTCCAAAGGAGCATTCCACGCAAAAT GATGAGGGTTACGTGTACGATTTGTATTTTGGACAAACTGAGAATGAGTTGCACCCAGACAATATGTTATTCGTGCATCCATTAGACCAAGAATTAGTTTTTGATACTTATAGAAATAATCATTCGGATATTGAATGCGAATCAGAGGATTCTAATTCAGAATCTAATTGGCGAAATGATTACCCCGATTCTGATCACTCTGAAAGATCAATCGACGACGAAGATATGAAAGAGGCAGTTAGGAATTTGCGATTGGAAGATGGTTCGGATTTGTCTAGCGAAGACGATTTCGTTTACGCGGTCAATGAAAAAGATGTTGAATCTTATGGctataaatatgcaaaatacaaggcacgggtaaaaaatgaattagaCGAGGATGACAGCGATGATAGCGAGTATAGCGGAGAATACGTATACGAGGAAGCAGATGAAAATAGTGATTCTACTAAAGACAGTGATTAA